The following are encoded in a window of Psilocybe cubensis strain MGC-MH-2018 chromosome 4, whole genome shotgun sequence genomic DNA:
- a CDS encoding Aldehyde oxidase GLOX — MLSRLHVVALCLGAFVNSVQAATGGSFVEAGHTKVSALLMFLGDNEGVYILDKAEGNAAQVAGHPAWGSRWDIATHNVDVMDVKSNSFCSSGMHLPNGSFVTFGGNDGITIGGKVGSQKNPDGTGHWDSIYQDFDGRKAIRILNPCSSNENFLSPKCTWYDEIEHLSMKRNRWYAAAEPLGDGTVVILGGFVSGGYINRWKPDRPNVDAITQAGLAENSYEYFPAKAKDAEVVDFLVKTSGLNSYAHTYLMPSGLMLVQANHSTMLWDHSLNKEYPLPDMPKGVIRVYPASGGVAMLPLTPENNYTPTLLFCGGSDMPDDNWGDYGGPNVDPWLFPASADCQRLTPEPADKTKPVAYEQDDDMIDRRTMGQFINLPDGTLLMINGGRNGTAGYADKTNDTPGPLMPFGPSLASDPVFTPAIYNPNAPRGSRWSNKGLAPSTIPRMYHSVAILLPDASVFVAGSNPNADVNMDVMYPTEYRSEIFYPPYFNAKVRPAPTGVPNRLSYGGPAFDITLSASSYTGAANAAAEKTKVVIMRGGVTTHAMNMGQRHMELATSFTVNKDGSITLHVAQPPPNPNLFQPGPAFLYVVVDGIPSNGTYLIVGSGNIGVQPTQPASVLPASVRLDSVSGAGDKTNSNSNANANAAGEEEKSNLPVIIGCIVGGVVVVGVLGALIAVCMKRRARSAARMPPSKEFGAGMAAGAGAVGGKPAVSGWTTHDDSSSVFVPLAKGGAGYADETGSSIHAPYKDDMGRGTNSFGSRSQVFGNDAYDPYSGQPPMAHAHGHEYATSTTQLNSYQQQGGYR; from the exons ATGTTGTCACGACTCCACGTTGTGGCGCTATGCCTAGGAGCGTTCGTAAACTCTGTCCAGGCGGCCACTGGTGGCTCGTTCGTGGAAGCAGGTCATACGAAAGTTAGCGCTTTGCTG ATGTTCCTTGGTGATAATGAGGGCGTATACATTTTGGACAAAGCAGAAGGAAACGCCGCTCAGGTTGCAGGACACCCTGCCTGGGGTTCTCGTTG GGATATTGCGACACACAATGTCGATGTTATGGATGTCAAAAGCAATTCTTTCTGTTCCTCAGGGATGCATCTTCCCAACGGCTCCTTCGTCACCTTCGGCGGAAACGACGGAATCACAATCGGCGGCAAAGTCGGTTCTCAGAAGAACCCAGACGGAACGGGACATTGGGACAGCATCTACCAAGATTTCGACGGCAGGAAGGCGATTCGTATCCTCAACCCCTGTAGCTCGAACGAGAACTTCTTGTCCCCCAAGTGCACATGGTACGACGAGATTGAGCACCTCTCTATGAAGAGAAATCGCTGGTACGCTGCAGCTGAGCCGCTCGGCGATGGTACCGTGGTCATCCTTGGCGGATTTGTCAGTGGTGGATACATAAATCGCTGGAAACCGGACAGACCCAATGTCGACGCTATCACTCAGGCTGGGCTTGCGGAGAACAGCTACGAATATTTCCCCGCAAAGGCTAAGGATGCGGAGGTCGTCGACTTCTTGGTCAAGACTTCCGGTCTGAACTCTTATGCGCACACCTACCTGATGCCCTCTGGCTTGATGCTTGTGCAAGCCAACCATTCTACAA TGTTGTGGGACCACAGTCTCAATAAAGAATATCCTCTACCCGATATGCCCAAGGGCGTCATTCGTGTCTACCCCGCCTCTGGTGGTGTCGCCATGCTCCCCCTCACCCCGGAGAACAACTACACACCAACGCTACTCTTCTGCGGTGGTTCCGACATGCCAGATGATAACTGGGGAGACTACGGCGGCCCCAACGTCGACCCCTGGCTATTCCCCGCCTCGGCCGACTGCCAGCGCTTGACACCCGAACCCGCAGATAAGACAAAGCCCGTTGCATACGAACAGGACGACGATATGATTGACCGGCGGACGATGGGCCAGTTCATCAATCTGCCTGATGGAACACTTCTCATGATCAACGGTGGACGCAACGGCACCGCTGGTTACGCCGACAAGACAAACGATACGCCTGGCCCGCTGATGCCGTTTGGACCATCTCTGGCATCCGACCCCGTCTTCACACCTGCGATTTACAACCCCAACGCCCCGCGGGGAAGCCGCTGGTCAAACAAGGGTCTTGCTCCGTCGACGATCCCCAGGATGTACCACTCCGTTGCGATCCTCCTCCCCGATGCGTCGGTGTTCGTCGCAGGTTCGAACCCCAATGCGGATGTAAATATGGACGTCATGTACCCGACCGAGTACCGTTCTGAGATCTTCTACCCGCCTTACTTCAACGCGAAGGTGCGCCCCGCACCAACTGGCGTTCCAAACAGGCTATCGTACGGTGGGCCCGCTTTCGACATCACGCTCTCGGCGAGCTCGTACACCGGCGCTGCGAACGCCGCGGCGGAGAAGACCAAGGTTGTGATTATGCGCGGCGGGGTGACCACCCATGCCATGAACATGGGGCAAAGGCACATGGAGCTCGCGACCTCGTTCACTGTCAACAAAGACGGCTCGATTACGCTGCACGTCGCGCAGCCTCCACCGAACCCGAACCTGTTCCAGCCCGGCCCTGCATTCCTctacgtcgtcgtcgacggcATCCCGAGCAACGGCACGTATCTCATTGTTGGCTCAGGCAACATCGGCGTGCAGCCTACGCAGCCTGCCAGCGTGCTCCCTGCGAGCGTCCGCCTCGACAGCGTCTCCGGCGCAGGTGACAAGACAAATTCGAActcgaacgcgaacgcgaacgcggcgggtgaggaggagaagagcaATTTGCCGGTGATCATCGGGTGCATCGTCGGTGGTGTTGTGGTCGTGGGTGTGCTCGGCGCGCTGATCGCGGTGTGCATGAAGCGGCGGGCGCGCAGCGCAGCGCGTATGCCGCCGTCTAAAGAGTTCGGCGCGGGTATGGCTgctggtgcgggtgcggtCGGTGGCAAGCCCGCCGTCAGTGGGTGGACGACGCACGATGACTCGTCGAGCGTGTTTGTGCCGCTCGCTAAGGGCGGTGCGGGCTACGCGGATGAGACGGGGAGCAGCATACATGCGCCGTATAAGGATGATATGGGGCGTGGCACCAACTCGTTTGGAAGTAGGAGCCAGGTGTTTGGGAATGATGCCTATGATCCATATTCGGGGCAGCCACCCATGGCACATGCGCATGGACATGAGTACGCGACGTCCACGACGCAGTTGAATTCGTATCAACAGCAAGGAGGATATCGGTAG